In the genome of Caulobacter flavus, the window AAGCCGACGATGCCGGTCTCGCCCGGGGTCAGGTCGACGCCGACGCTGCGGATCGCCAGCTTGACCGGATCGCCGAGCTTGAGGCGCAGCTGGTTGAGGCGAGTGCCGGCGCGGACCAGCACCGAGAAGGTCTGCGGCGCGATCTCGATGTAGAGCGGACCCTCGTAGCCGGCTTCGATGTCGTCGAAGGCCTTGGAGTGGTCGCTCAGCAGACGGACGAAGACGTCGACCCGGCCGGTCGAGCTCTTGGGATTGCCGCGGGCGGCGACGTTGGCCGGCAGGGCCAGACGCTCCTGTATCTCGGCGATGTAGACGCAGCCCTTCTCGAGCACTGCGCCCTTGGACAGGTCCAGCTCGTGCATGGCCACGTCCTTGAGGCGGTCGGGCACGCGGCGCGAGACGCCCGGCAGGAACGAGGCGCGCACCCGCCAGCAGCGCACGCCCAGGCGCAGGTCCAGGCTGGCCGGCTGAACCTGGTCGCGGTCGAACGGGGTCTGCGAGGTGATCGCCTCCTGGGCGATCAGCGACTCGATGGTCTGGCAGGGCAGAATCCCTGCGGCGTGGGCGTCGGTCATCGGCGGCACACTCTCTAAAGCGCCGCCGCGAGGCAAGGGCGCGATAGGAGCCGGTGCGAGAATCTGGGGGCCGCCAGCCGCCATTTCATGACGCCCGCCAGGCGACCTTGGCCGCCGTCGTGCTCGCCCGCCGCGCTCGGACCGTGACGAAGCACGGAAAGATCGCCTATACCCACCGCGATTGCGTCGGCGGCAAGTTGTCGATGCGGGCCTTTTCGTCGTCGGGAGTACGCCGTGTCCGAAGATCCGAAGAACTGGGACGTCGCCACAAAGCTGATCCGTGGAGGCCTCGCCCGTTCGCCGTTCATGGAGACCGCCGAGGCGCTCTATCTGACGCAGGGCTTCACCTACGACAGCGCCGAGGGCGCCGATCGCCGCTTCTCGGGCGAGGATCCGGGCTTCGTCTATTCGCGCTTCAACAACCCGACCGTGAAGATGTTCGAGGACCGCCTGGCCCTGCTGGAAGGCGCCGAGGTGTGCCGCGCCACGGCCACGGGCATGGCCGCCGTCCACTCGGCCCTGATGGGCCTGGTGAGGGCCGGCGATCACGTTGTGGCCGGCAACGCCCTCTTCGGCTCGTGCCGCTGGCTGGTCGCCGAATGGCTGCCGCGCTTCGGCGTCGAGACCACCTTCGTCGACGCCACCGACATCAAGGCCTGGGAAGAGGCCATCCGCCCCAACACCAAGGCCGTGCTGATCGAGACGCCCTCGAACCCGGTGCTGGCGATCACCGACATCCGCGCGGTGTCGGACCTGGCCCACGCCGTCGGCGCCAAGGTCATCGTCGACAACGTGTTCGCCACCCCGATCTTCCAGCAGCCGCTGGAGCTGGGCGCCGACGTCGTCGTCTATTCGGCCACCAAGCACATCGACGGCCAGGGCCGGGTGCTGGGCGGTGCGATCCTGACCACCGAGGCGATCAACGAGGAATTCTACCGCGACAGCATGCGCCACACCGGCCCGTCGCTGTCGCCGTTCAACGCCTGGGTGATGCTCAAGGGCCTGGAGACGCTGGACCTGCGCGTGCGCCGCCAGACCGACAGCGCCGCCGCCCTGGCCGACGTCATGGCCCAGCACAAGAAAGTCACGCAGGTCCTCTACCCGTTCCGCGCCGACCACCCGGGCCACGAAGTCGCCAGGAAGCAAATGACCGGCGGCGGCACCGTGATCGCGCTGGACCTCGGCTCGCGCGAGGCGGCGTTCAAGTTCCTGAACGCGCTGGAGATCGTCGACATCTCCAACAACCTGGGCGACGCCAAGTCGATGGCCACCCATCCGCCGACCACCACGCACCGCTCCGTGCCGGAAGAGATGCGCCCGCTGCTGGGCGTGACCGAGGGTGGTGTGCGCCTGTCCGTGGGCCTCGAAAGCCTGGCTGACCTGACCCGCGACGTGACCCGTGCGCTCGACCAGGCGTGATTCAAGCCCGCCCCTGAAGCGGATCCGTCGGCGCCGCGGCCCCGACACCGGCATCTACGAGGCCCGCACGCGCGACATCGTCGTGCGGGTCGCGCCCTGCTACCTGCCCGAGGAATCCTCGCCCGAGCAGGGCCTCTACCTGTGGGCCTACACCGTCGAGATCGAGAACCACGGCGTCGAGACCGTGCATCTCGTCGCGCGGTGGTGGAAGGTCACCGACGCGATGAACCGCAGCAACGAGGTCGAGGGCTCGGGCGTGGTCGGCGAGCAGCCGGAACTGCGGCCGCGCGAGGCCTTCCGCTACGTCTCCAACTGCCCGCTGCCGACCACCTCGGGCACGATGGTCGGCCGCTACCAGATGGTCACCGAGGCCGGCGAGGCGTTCGACGCGCAGATCCCCGAGTTCTCGCTGCACCTGCCCGGCGCGGCGCGGCGTACGAACTAGCGCGGCAATGGCGTTCCCAAGAACACAACCTTGAGCTAGCACGTCGTCATCCACGATCGGGGAGCCAGGGCGATGACGAACTACACCATCCAGGTCTTGAACCAGTCGCGGTCCGAGAAGAGCTACGCGCTCTTCATGCAGACGCCCCAGGTCGTCGCCAACGGCGGCGCGCCGCAGGTCTACACCAACGCCTGGGCGACCTTCGGGGCCGTCACCAACGGCGGCTTCGACCGGATCACCTTCGACGAGTCGACCTACGCCTACTGGAGCGAGCCGCCGGCCGGCCCCATGCTGAGCGGCGGGGTGATGCCGGTGAACCCCGAAACGCGGGACACGGTCGCCTTCAGCGGCGGTTCGCCGACCGGCTTCGTCACCGTCACGAGCCCAGGCACGGCCCAGGCAGGATCGTTCTCGATCGTCACGAGCACCGACTTCACGCCGGCCAACGGCTATCTGCTGGGCGTGGCGGGCGTCTCGAACTCGCCGATCCCGACGCCCAGCGCCACGTTCGAGGCCCTGCCGAACGAGATCTACAACATCACGCCGGTCAACAAGTTCTACGTCGCCGAAGGCTCCTACACGCCCGGCCAGGTGATCGACGTCGCGGCGGCGGGCGCCACCGCCGCGATCGACTTCAGCGGC includes:
- a CDS encoding 2'-deoxycytidine 5'-triphosphate deaminase — translated: MTDAHAAGILPCQTIESLIAQEAITSQTPFDRDQVQPASLDLRLGVRCWRVRASFLPGVSRRVPDRLKDVAMHELDLSKGAVLEKGCVYIAEIQERLALPANVAARGNPKSSTGRVDVFVRLLSDHSKAFDDIEAGYEGPLYIEIAPQTFSVLVRAGTRLNQLRLKLGDPVKLAIRSVGVDLTPGETGIVGFRGRRHAGVVDLDHEDGHDPRDFWEPLETRHGELLLDPGEFYILASKDDVEIPVMEAAEMTPIDPSVGEFRVHYAGFFDPGFGTEEAGAVGSKGVLEVRSHETPFLLEDGQTVARLVYEPLTERPARLYGEGGSHYQRQGLKLSKHFKAWR
- the metZ gene encoding O-succinylhomoserine sulfhydrylase, with translation MSEDPKNWDVATKLIRGGLARSPFMETAEALYLTQGFTYDSAEGADRRFSGEDPGFVYSRFNNPTVKMFEDRLALLEGAEVCRATATGMAAVHSALMGLVRAGDHVVAGNALFGSCRWLVAEWLPRFGVETTFVDATDIKAWEEAIRPNTKAVLIETPSNPVLAITDIRAVSDLAHAVGAKVIVDNVFATPIFQQPLELGADVVVYSATKHIDGQGRVLGGAILTTEAINEEFYRDSMRHTGPSLSPFNAWVMLKGLETLDLRVRRQTDSAAALADVMAQHKKVTQVLYPFRADHPGHEVARKQMTGGGTVIALDLGSREAAFKFLNALEIVDISNNLGDAKSMATHPPTTTHRSVPEEMRPLLGVTEGGVRLSVGLESLADLTRDVTRALDQA
- the apaG gene encoding Co2+/Mg2+ efflux protein ApaG, giving the protein MRSTRRDSSPPLKRIRRRRGPDTGIYEARTRDIVVRVAPCYLPEESSPEQGLYLWAYTVEIENHGVETVHLVARWWKVTDAMNRSNEVEGSGVVGEQPELRPREAFRYVSNCPLPTTSGTMVGRYQMVTEAGEAFDAQIPEFSLHLPGAARRTN